One Panicum virgatum strain AP13 chromosome 9K, P.virgatum_v5, whole genome shotgun sequence genomic region harbors:
- the LOC120650607 gene encoding calcium uniporter protein 2, mitochondrial-like → MAAVLRRAVAQRFAAAASPSPSPAAFGLRRFLQEQPAFRPAVPPDRFMPLADRIRDLGVGVAFPRINLDGLVPPAAPARREADLPAASLTVEEARKVLRATQMEAARARIRASGAGAVPYAEFLRLCCDAAGPDAGPSVARALDESGSVIVLGKTVFLRPDMVVKAIEKAIPVRETLPIAENDRAREELKAMEAQKADIDRTAASQVRRELWCGLAYLVVQTAGFMRLTFWELSWDVMEPICFYVTSMYFMAGYTFFLRTKKEPSFEGFFESRFAAKQKRLMDARGFDLRRYDELRRACGLPPVLQARTPCSSAAQEGGHCHSYCHCH, encoded by the exons ATGGCGGCCGTGCTGAGGAGAGCCGTGGCGCAgcgcttcgcggcggcggcgtcgccgtcgccgtcgccggcggcgttcGGGCTCCGGCGGTTCCTGCAGGAGCAGCCGGCGTTCCGGCCCGCCGTGCCGCCCGACCGCTTCATGCCCCTGGCCGACCGGATCCGGGACCTCGGGGTCGGCGTCGCGTTCCCGCGGATCAACCTCGACGGCCTCGTCccgcccgcggcgccggccaggCGGGAGGCAGacctgccggcggcgagcctcacggtggaggaggcgcggaAGGTGCTGCGCGCCACGCagatggaggcggcgcgcgcCCGGATTCGGgcgtccggcgccggcgccgtgccgTACGCCGAGTTCCTGCGCCTCTGCTGCGACGCCGCCGGGCCGGACGCCGGGCCCTCCGTCGCGCGCGCGCTCGACGAGTCCGGATCCGTCATCGTGCTCGGCAAGACCGTCTTCCTCAGGCCCGATATG GTCGTCAAGGCCATCGAGAAGGCCATCCCCGTCCGCGAGACGCTGCCCATCGCCGAGAACGACCGGGCCAGGGAGGAGCTGAAGGCCATGGAGGCGCAGAAGGCGGACATCGACCGCACCGCGGCATCCCAGGTGCGCCGGGAGCTGTGGTGCGGGCTGGCGTACCTGGTGGTCCAGACCGCCGGGTTCATGCGGCTCACCTTCTGGGAGCTCTCCTGGGACGTGATGGAGCCCATCTGCTTCTACGTGACGTCCATGTACTTCATGGCCGGCTACACCTTCTTCCTCCGGACCAAGAAAGAGCCCTCGTTCGAGGGCTTCTTCGAGAGCCGGTTCGCGGCCAAGCAGAAGCGGCTGATGGACGCCCGTGGCTTTGACCTCCGCCGTTACGATGAGCTCCGGCGAGCCTGCGGCCTCCCGCCGGTGCTCCAGGCCCGGACCCCCtgctcgtcggcggcgcaggagggcgGCCATTGCCATTCTTACTGCCATTGCCATTGA
- the LOC120650608 gene encoding pentatricopeptide repeat-containing protein At4g21705, mitochondrial-like has protein sequence MRRYKSSGSDWDGDGDEEGEAVTAPSAVVERPRRRRRNMVARRPGKRRRSFVNPRVCLGGRKESVLNEELGRNGQSPKRGRNHTHPPEPPAQAASRHGMAPSSLFAAARRLLRLGGRGRSWIPPSRAAASSSRSSSSSEEKRPRPTSLQSTLWPLGHPGTLLVPEIELWAARPGNRFRAVELQRIVKELRRRRRPGQALEVSEWMNLKGHVKFLPKDHAIHLDLIGEIHGVGAAETYFNNLSDNDKTEKPYGALLNCYARELLVDKALAHFQKMKELGFLFSPLPYNNLMSLYTNLGQHEKVPSVMAEMKSNGIIPDQFSYRICINSYGVRADFFGLENTLEEMECEPQITVDWNTYAVVANNYIKGNLRDKAYSALQKAESKIDKGNSDCYNHLITLYGHLGDKSEVKRLWALQMSNCKRHINRDYISMLAVLMKLDEIAEAEALLKEWESSKNAFHFQVPNVLLIGYRQKDLLDKAETLLDNFLKKGKVPTSSSWAIVAIGYAEKGNAAKAYELTKKALRVYTPNSGWIPRPLMIEMILKYLGDEGALKDVETFVDLLKVAVPMNSDMTEALSRARAREEKEVVETNA, from the exons ATGCGGCGGTACAAGTCATCGGGCAGCGATTGGGATGGGGATGGAGATGAGGAGGGGGAGGCTGTGACGGCGCCCTCAGCGGTGGTGGAGAGGCCGCGGAGGAGACGCCGGAACATGGTGGCGCGGCGCcccggcaagcggcggcgctccTTTGTGAATCCGAGGGTTTGTTTggggggaagaaaggaaagcgTACTCAACGAGGAATTGGGCCGAAATGGTCAAAGCCCAAAACGAGGCAGGAATCACACGCACCCGCCGGAACCCCCAGCGCAAGCCGCCAGCCGCCACGGCATGGCCCCGTCCTCTCTCttcgccgcggcgcgccgcctgctccgcctcggcggccGGGGCCGCAGCTGGATCCCCCCAtctcgcgccgccgcgtcctcgtctcgcagcagcagcagcagcgaggagAAGCGACCGCGGCCAACGAGCCTGCAGTCCACGCTGTGGCCGCTGGGCCACCCGGGCACGCTCCTGGTGCCGGAGATCGAACTGTGGGCGGCGCGGCCCGGGAATCGCTTCCGTGCCGTCGAGCTCCAGCGCATCGTCAAGGAGCtccgcaggaggcggcgccccgGCCAGGCCCTCGAG GTCTCCGAATGGATGAACCTTAAGGGTCACGTCAAATTCCTGCCCAAGGACCATGCAATTCACCTGGATTTGATCGGTGAAATTCATGGAGTAGGAGCAGCAGAGACCTACTTCAATAACCTGTCTGACAATGATAAGACGGAGAAACCCTACGGTGCACTTCTGAACTGCTACGCACGAGAGCTCCTTGTCGACAAAGCATTGGCCCATTTTCAGAAGATGAAAGAGCTGGGCTTTTTATTCTCCCCACTCCCCTACAACAACCTCATGAGCCTCTACACCAACCTGGGGCAGCATGAGAAGGTCCCTTCAGTGATGGCAGAAATGAAAAGCAATGGGATTATTCCTGACCAATTTAGCTACAGAATATGCATTAATTCGTATGGTGTGAGAGCAGATTTTTTTGGTCTGGAGAACACCCTGGAGGAGATGGAGTGTGAGCCTCAAATTACTGTTGACTGGAATACCTATGCTGTTGTGGCAAATAACTACATTAAGGGAAACCTAAGAGATAAGGCATACTCCGCATTACAGAAAGCAGAGTCAAAAATAGATAAAGGAAATTCGGATTGCTATAATCATCTGATTACCTTGTACGGCCACCTGGGGGACAAATCAGAGGTCAAGAGGCTGTGGGCACTCCAAATGTCGAACTGCAAGAGGCATATTAATAGGGACTACATCTCAATGCTTGCTGTACTCATGAAGCTTGATGAGATCGCAGAAGCTGAAGCTCTGTTGAAAGAGTGGGAGTCTAGTAAAAATGCATTCCACTTCCAAGTTCCAAATGTCCTGCTCATTGGGTACCGCCAGAAGGACTTGCTGGACAAGGCTGAGACGCTGCTCGACAACTTCTTGAAAAAGGGAAAGGTGCCTACTTCATCCAGCTGGGCCATCGTGGCAATTGGCTATGCAGAGAAAGGTAATGCTGCAAAAGCTTATGAGCTGACGAAGAAAGCACTCCGTGTATACACCCCAAATAGTGGCTGGATCCCTAGGCCTTTGATGATTGAGATGATACTAAAGTATCTTGGAGATGAAGGAGCGCTCAAGGATGTTGAAACTTTTGTTGATCTGCTGAAAGTTGCTGTGCCAATGAACTCGGATATGACGGAGGCTCTGTCAAGGGCTCGTGCAAGAGAAGAAAAGGAGGTTGTGGAGACAAATGCATGA